Part of the Rhizoctonia solani chromosome 2, complete sequence genome is shown below.
GCACCCTGCGGGCCTTGAGAGACTGGGCAAAGGTGTATGCGATGGTGGTCTTGCCTGTGCCGGCCATTCCGTTCATCCAGAAGACATTAGGCTTGGTCCGATCGACCGACCACTGGTCGAGCTCGAGCAAGATCTTCGACCGAGTGTTCTGCGTGCATGCTCTGCGGTTCACATCATGGGACAGCAGCGAGTTGTAGATCGCCGAGTCTACAGGTGACAAACCGGCGAGGCGAGAGTCCTGATCGAACGTGCGTCAATCATCATGTTTATCACTCAGATTCCCAGCTCACCATGCGCTGTGTTTCGAGTGCATCCCACGTTTTCAGGCTTGCTTCAGTCTATGGCTATGTTAGCAGTGACGCTTACCAGCGCATACCTATCTCCCACCTTGATCTTCTCCAGGATGTCAGCTATGTCCCTGTACGCTTGTAGTATCTCTTCTTCATCCCGTTCTGCATTCCTGAGGTGTCTTGCTGTTCGGTCGTTCTGCTTGCTGCGGATGGCCGCCACTTGCTTTTCCATTGACCTATCTATTTTGTGAGCTTCCCGGATTCGACCTGCTTTGCGTCACTCACGTTGTGATCCCTTCGAGGAACTCCGAAACCTCTGTCGACTTGGCCTCTTGTTTATGCTGTTGGAGCCACTCGGCGAGCGATGATAGTCGTGCTGCCAGTGCCTCCATTTCGGTACAATTGTTAGAGCTCAGCTACACAAGAGTCTGAATTAGTCACGGTGTAACAGGCGGAGATGACACAAACTACCGACCTCCATGTGCTCGACGGAGGCTAAAAGTCCTCCAATCGCAGCTTGTAGAGGCGGAAAAATCTGTGCCGCGCTATGCAATGTTTTCAGCGTACTGGTCAGGGCTTGTATGGCTGAAGGCATAGGAGTGATAGGCCGAGGAACTCTGACGGTCGTGGTGCCTGTGGCCGCGTCGGTGCCTTCGAGTCGATAAATCACGACCGGCAATTGATCCGTGTCTGAGCATCGCGATGGGACGTTGGAGGGTTCCACATCACCAGTAGTGGAACGCGACTGAGAGGCAGCCGGTTCCGCGGGCAAAGGCTGAGTATCGGGGTGAATGGGAGGTGTAGAAGGGGAAGGATTCGGTGGGTTGGAGGACGCGAATTTTGCTACGATTTTGTTTTTCTTGCGCCTGAAGTAGGCGCGAAGGCCTGTCCCTTTATCCGGCGAATCCATTGACCGACGGTAGTCGTTGAGCTGCACAAGTGCACAAGCGCTTGAGGCTGCTCAGGTCAAGGGCGAATCATCGGCGCTTGCACGCACACCTTGCCGAACCTTGGCATTTGTCATTGAACTAAGCAGTGTCCGTGTCACCTCTGGCGACTCGAGCAGATCCGGGGTCGGGTGATCATGCTTCGGGGCCTGAGAGGCTTATCTTGTAAAGTGGTAGAGATGCCTGATATGAAAGGCTCAAGTAGCTGGCCGGCTCTGAGGTTGGCACAAAAATCCATCGTTGACGAATTACGATCCTGTGTCAGGACTTTGCTTGTTATACGCACTCCAGCATCTCACTCGACGACACGAGGGCATCCCAACATCTCATACATTATTCGATCACGGTAGCTACACGATCTGAGTGGTTGTCAAGACTAGGTCTAATGATAGCTGACAGTACTTACCACTCAACTCAGCACCCCGACCCAGGGGATGTTTTCTACGCCACGAAACGGCTTTGTATGTCATCTGAATGATAACCATGGGTAATGACGAATAGGACATGTCTTTTATGTAGGATAGTGTTCCCGAAAGAATCGTCTGAAACTCAATTATAGAGGCCATTGAGGGACTTTGCACGCGGCACCGTTATAGATGCTAAACAGAGTATCAGCGGCTGCAAAGCCGAAATAGACCGCCAACTTACCAAGGCTACAGTAGAACTTGTTCATTGATCTTTATTCTTGGTGCACGGTTCGAGGATTGCAGTTCTTGCGCCTATGCTCATGTCAGTGATTGCAACCAACTTGTATATGTTTGTGTCTCACCAACCAGGCTAGCCGAACCGAGTTCAAACGGGATCTGCCATCAAGACCCGCCGACTATCCTAGGTCCATATACCGACTGACATTCCTGAGTACTGGAGCTGTCCACACAAGCCATCTAGTCTGGCTCGCCAAACATAAGCTTACTACGAGTGACCAGTACTTTGACCCGATTTCGAACTTGACAGCCAAACACTGCACGCTCGAGTGGGGTATCCTGCGACGCAATGCCTTGGGTTTTTTGGTCCAAGAGCTGTGAAGAAATCGACCACGGTTCCAATGCTTAGCTTTGGAGTGCGTATCCCGTTAAGTTGAATGTCCTGTCGTAATGGACAATGAGAGTCAGGCACTGAAAGAAGGAATGGAATGCAGTCGCATGTGTACATACAACTTGCGTCGCAGTCTAGACGCACTCGATCAAGCATGATTTCACACGCACAACAGACTTCCTCGCCTTAACTCGACAACTTCCGGAGGGATACTGTCACGTACGCGTTGAGTCACCTCTAATTTACGCAACACAATCGTACCTTTGCCCGTGTCTGCCTCATCTTAAGCTTGTAGCAAACCGAATTCCCGAGAGTGTTTTGAGCCGAGTCAAGATCCACGCTCTCGCCTGGACTTCAGCTCAACACATCTCCACGTACGTCGTCGGTATAGGACAACCCAACAATCCTGCACAGCTCTTGCCCTTTGCAGGCAGCTTTTCTGTTCGGGTCTGATTCAGCATGCCGACAAGTTCTGCGAGCTACAGTGAGTGTCCAACATTCATCCACCAGTCCAACAAGCCTACCCAACTTGGtttgcaagagtcccctgaGAAATCTCCATCCAGTTGGCCGGAAAAAGTGGCACTCCATGGAGTATGGATGAAGGCGTAGTCTGGAGCCGCAACATCCGCAGATCCAGGAGGCAGCTGGAAAATGTCCCCGACAGCGATCATCTACATCCCTGCCTGTGTCAACAGTCTCAGCATGCAAACAGCCTGACAACCGCACCTGGATCCCTACATACGCCTCTTTTCTGCTTCCCACCGTTCGCGCAGTGTTTTCGAGCGCATCAAACGTTGTCGAATGCATCTGTAATACTACCATATATCAGTCAACAATCGGGCAAAGCTTTGACTTGACCCACTGCCGTACATGACCAGATGTTGCAGTTTCTGCCATTTTGCTCCGTACTCGATCGAGACGTGACCTTTGTCTTCGAAGCGGTCATTCACCAGGCTTTTCGGCTGTCTGGGCATCTGCAACACCGAGTTATTCAGATACCATGATAGGAGTGAGGCTGATCACCTACAAACGAGCGCAGAAGTATCCCGCCATCAACGGTCGATGAGAGTGTACTCGCTGTCAGTATGAGTGGTTGTGTTTAGCCGGCGAGTCGTTGATACCGTCAGTATCTTAAATGAGTTTCTTGATCCTATCTGTTAGCAACTGCAATTCTTCTGCAATGGCACTGCGATTATGGACTCACCAGAACATTGAGCAGTGGGCACGTTCTCCTCTCGGCACGTTATCGGGTGCGTCTTCTTGTTGATCTCACAGGCTACGACGAGAGTGCACAtgggattatgactgggcGAGTCTGGGTGATGAGGCCTGGGCAAACACATATGTGTGAGCTGACTCGGATCGTATGGGGTTATATGTCCTGGACAGTGACACTCACAAAAGCCGGTGCCCGTCCTGTGCCGAGTATCCAGACATGGGTGATCGCAGTTCAGAACTTGCAACAAGCTCGAGCGCCGAGACCCTGAGCCTGACTCACTGTGGACCCGAGCAGTACTGGCTTGCTGCGCCGCTCTCTCGGTCACCTCATCCTCTAATCTCGTCTCGTCAGTTTTCTGCTGGACTATGCGCTCGTCAAAAGGTGCAACGCCAGATGGGAGTATAAACAACTGCGGAAATTGGGCAACGTCGGTGTCTGGGCGAACGCGAATATGAACCTCGACTCTTTGCGATATTCGACTCTTTCCCATCTCGGCGGGACCACCCCTACACCTCCTTGAGGACATAATGCCCTTCACCTGCTCGGAGCTAGGCAAGCTGGATATTTGATGAACACGACCCTGGGACGTAGCGTCTTGCAACAGCAACAGGTGTTGGCAAGCCCATGGTTTATCAACTCGAGATGGATTCTACATATTCACCAAGAAGAACAGGTGCCCTCATCATATGAACATAGGGAGAGCGACCCGATCTGGTTCTTGTACTCTGCTACTATTTTGGTAGGTCTCTGGCATTGGACGAGGGCATAAACATAGCTCATTGTCTGCCAAGCGTCGTGGCTGCTCTTTTGCAAGAAATCCGCCTTCCCTCTGTTTCCCCCACTAGTTCTTACGACCAATACGTCCCCAAGGGTTTGCAAGACGCTTGATTTTGTGCAATGCGCTGCCATTCGCAGTGAGTCAGTGTATGTATACATCTCTAGCTCGAGTCGTTTATCATGCCTGTTATTGCAGTGAACACCCGCAAGTCCACCGCTTACAGTCCCAACCTTGTAGTATTGGCCGAGGCGCAAGCCGCCATAGATGAGCTTGGTCACTTTGGGAAGGACGTCACGGCAAGGGCGCTCTCCTGTTAACTCAAGTGCAAGTCATTGACTGCCAAGGCTGGAACGGAAGTCGTTCTTTCGGCTGGCCAGTTGATCACGCCTTGCGACAGCATGTTCACGGCCAACTAGGGACGTTCAGGTACTCTTCTGCCCCCTCAACCCCTCGAGCTGCGCGGTATCAGCGATAGCAGCGCCTTGAAAAAGCACAATAATACCCCAAAGGCCGATTTTCGTGGGTTGGGGACAACCAACAAGATCACGTTTTGGCTTCGACTACATACGAAGTAAAGAATGGGTTCCTCGCCTGTGGCAACCTCGGGCATAACAATATATCTAGTGCAGGCTCCGAAACTCAACAGTAAGTGTGTTTATGATGTACTCACTGAATGGGAACTTACACGAGAACGCTGAAAAGACTCATGAAGGGCCACTCACGGCTTCTTACTCCATGCCATCGTACGTATGCGCAGCGCGCCATGGGAGGATGTGAAGAAGGACATATCTACGGCGATTGAGATTGAGCAGTGCAGGATCCAAGAGCTATGACCCAGGAAGAAGATGGGTAACGTCGAAATGATTCTGCGTCCAGGCAAGTGTACTATTTGGCGCTTTCCCCACAGTCTTGCCAACCGTGCGGTCCCATCAGGGTACTTTGAACCCCGTCCAGCAAAGCCAAGTACTTGATATTTGTCAATTATCACGATTCAGCAAGCTTTCTCTCATAGATAGATTGTAAACCATGACCGCCATCCGCCACCCGCCACCCCATCAGCATGCTTACGTCACGCCCCGCACTTGAACACCACAGACCCCCTGTCGCCTTGAGCTATCGATGCCAACTACCTATCCAAGCATGTAGGTGTGTTGCTTATGATCTATTATTCCCTTTTCTGAGACTTCGTCCCCGGTATAGACCAGATCACCCTTGTTGAGTCGGTCAAGTTTGCGGATAAGCTTGCCAAGGCCAAACCATTGGCTACAATGCTTGTCACCCGTTAGGGCCCCAGTCCAGATATTGAGTCGGACAAAATCGTCACCAAGTGGGTGAAGGGCAATATCCGCACTTTACATCACCCTATTGTAACTGCAGCGGTGATGCCCACGTCGGTTGGTGTGGTGAATGAAATGCCGGTGTATGCAGCGAGTAGTCTGCGAGCGGTGTACGCCGTTTTGGAGAAGCCTTTTTCTTTGCTGACAATCGAAACTATGATAGGGGCATGCAAGTGTCATCCTGATGCACCTTGCCGCTTATCTGCGCCACACTGTCCACAGTATTGTGGAAAC
Proteins encoded:
- a CDS encoding ATP-dependent DNA helicase PIF1, encoding MSGYSAQDGHRLLPHHPDSPSHNPMCTLVVACEINKKTHPITCREENVPTAQCSASTLSSTVDGGILLRSFMPRQPKSLVNDRFEDKGHVSIEYGAKWQKLQHLVMYGILQMHSTTFDALENTARTVGSRKEAYVGIQMIAVGDIFQLPPGSADVAAPDYAFIHTPWSATFSGQLDGDFSGDSCKPSWLAELVGMLNQTRTEKLPAKGKSCAGLLGCPIPTTYVEMC